A genomic region of Fusarium falciforme chromosome 4, complete sequence contains the following coding sequences:
- a CDS encoding Cupin-3 domain-containing protein: protein MPASQGNLTGTSDPKAVPHGHWDSFPEEPFPLYDGTKSIIYRSEDGKVAVGMLREKGKDTLVWPVDEFLFVTEGSINIDVHGGEKFTLGKGDIMVMKKGQTITFECSEDFANVAVFIDLQEKVTLV, encoded by the coding sequence ATGCCCGCATCTCAAGGAAATCTGACTGGCACGTCAGACCCCAAAGCCGTCCCTCACGGACACTGGGACTCGTTCCCCGAGGAGCCATTCCCCCTTTATGACGGCACCAAGTCGATCATCTACCGCTCAGAGGATGGAAAAGTTGCCGTGGGAATGTTGCGGGAGAAGGGAAAAGACACCCTCGTCTGGCCGGTGGATGAGTTTTTGTTTGTGACGGAGGGTTCCATCAACATCGATGTCCATGGTGGGGAGAAGTTCACATTGGGCAAGGGAGACATTATGGTAATGAAGAAGGGACAGACGATTACCTTTGAGTGCAGTGAGGACTTTGCGAATGTCGCTGTCTTTATTGACTTGCAAGAAAAGGTTACTCTCGTGTGA
- a CDS encoding Succinate-semialdehyde dehydrogenase, with product MSLPTDSLERFGRTLSDSSLLTCQGLIEGRWQSAPSGSTFPVFEPASASILLDCSNFSRQDIQRAIVSANVAQKRFYTSTTASQRGKLLRTWYELILANKEDLATILTIENGKAIAEARSEVEYAASFVSWFAEEATRSYGDVIPSSTPGATVFTIKEPVGVCGIITPWNFPAAMITRKVAPALAAGCSVVIKPPSETPFTALALAKLAVRAGIPAACVQVAPTKDRAAASELASSHIIKKLSFTGSTEVGKHLSSLAAKTVKKMSMELGGNAAFIVFDDADLDLAVKGAMQSKFRATGQTCVCANRLFVHESVVDEFARRLTEQVRQLKLGFGLEEDVTQGPLVNESSVEKVAAHVQDALEHGGELVFGGRRPSRLGNGYFFEPTIIKNATTDMAVAREETFGPLAAIFSFKDEEEVIHLANNTPFGLASYFFSRNLHRVLRVANALEAGMIGVNTGAISAAETPFGGIKESGFGREGSKYGLEEYQVIKSVTIGSMKA from the exons ATGAGCCTTCCAACCGACTCCCTTGAGAGATTTGGTCGAACCCTGAGCGACTCGTCACTGCTGACATGTCAGGGTCTCATCGAAGGCCGCTGGCAAAGCGCTCCCTCAGGCTCAACCTTCCCCGTCTTCGAACCTGCTTCGGCCTCTATCCTCCTTGACTGCTCGAATTTCAGCCGTCAAGATATTCAGCGAGCCATAGTCAGTGCCAATGTTGCGCAAAAGAGATTCTACACCTCCACCACCGCGTCTCAGCGTGGCAAACTCCTGAGGACTTGGTACGAGCTCATTCTCGCAAACAAGGAAGATT TGGCCACAATCCTGACAATCGAGAACGGCAAGGCCATTGCAGAGGCCAGAAGCGAAGTCGAATATGCGGCTTCCTTTGTTTCCTGGTTTGCTGAAGAAGCCACACGCTCTTACGGAGACGTCATCCCCTCGTCGACGCCTGGTGCAACTGTTTTTACGATAAAGGAGCCAGTCGGAGTTTGTGGCATCATAACCCCTTGGAACTTCCCTGCGGCCATGATAACGAGAAAGGTCGCGCCAGCTCTTGCAGCCGGATGTTCAGTTGTGATCAAGCCACCGAGTGAAACACCCTTCACGGCCCTAGCCCTAGCGAAGCTCGCTGTAAGAGCCGGCATTCCAGCAGCATGCGTACAGGTCGCCCCGACCAAGGATCGTGCTGCCGCGTCGGAGCTCGCGTCCAGccacatcatcaagaagctgaGCTTCACCGGCTCTACAGAGGTCGGTAAGCATCTGAGTTCCCTTGCCGCAAAGACTGTCAAGAAGATGAGCATGGAGCTAGGCGGCAATGCAGCCTTCATCGTCTTTGATGACGCCGACTTGGACCTGGCTGTCAAGGGCGCGATGCAGTCCAAGTTTCGCGCAACCGGCCAGACTTGTGTC TGTGCCAACCGACTCTTTGTGCATGAATCGGTTGTCGACGAGTTTGCCAGACGATTAACAGAGCAGGTCCGTCAGCTGAAACTAGGGTTTGGTCTCGAAGAAGATGTCACCCAAGGGCCCCTGGTGAACGAATCGTCGGTCGAAAAGGTCGCTGCGCATGTTCAGGATGCTCTAGAGCACGGTGGAGAGCTTGTCTTTGGCGGCAGACGCCCCTCTCGCCTTGGCAACGGGTACTTCTTTGaacccaccatcatcaagaatgCGACCACCGATATGGCAGTGGCTCGCGAGGAAACATTTGGTCCATTGGCCGCAATCTTCAGCttcaaagatgaagaggaagttATCCATCTTGCGAACAACACGCCTTTCGGCTTGGCTAGCTACTTCTTCTCCCGGAACCTGCATCGTGTTCTCCGAGTGGCCAACGCCCTAGAGGCCGGCATGATCGGGGTGAATACGGGGGCTATCAGTGCAGCGGAAACACCTTTTGGTGGGATTAAAGAGAGTGGTTTTGGAAGAGAAGGGAGCAAATATGGCCTGGAGGAGTACCAAGTCATCAAGTCGGTGACGATCGGTTCCATGAAGGCGTAA
- a CDS encoding Cycloalkanone monooxygenase, which produces MGSIPEVLNVDALVVGAGVAGIYSTYRLSRAGLNVHCIDTAGDVGGTWYWNTYPGAMSDTETYLYRYSWDKEDLRSYPWSNHYVYQPEILQYLRHVVERHDLRKYIRFDTEMRKAVWDDQRSIWVISCSGDLVIHTRYLVNCLGLLSKPNYPDIKGISSFSGDLIHTAKWDHSVELQGKTVGIIGNGSTGVQVMTAIAPKVSRLVSFQRHPQYSVPSGQGPIAPGYRDKINQNYDQIWKDVWASSTAFGVPETTRKTMEATPEERQQAFQEVWDQGNGFRFMFSAFGDLTTNLEANEEACKFLRGKIDEIVKDPRKAKALKPCDLYARRPLCDTGYYQIFNRDNVDIVDLRETAIERIAPEGIVTADGTLHRLDVLIFATGFDAIEGNYLRIQITGRDGKSIQKHWETGPTAYGAVACSGFPNMFLVSGPQGAFANFPVVIESEVDFITECILHSEKKESHRVEVSAKAEQQWSELCDQLVEGSLFKTTASWIFGSNVEGRKSSTKFYFGGLNRYREWTRKEAAAGFPGFS; this is translated from the coding sequence ATGGGATCCATCCCAGAAGTTCTCAACGTCGATGCCCTTGTTGTCGGGGCCGGTGTTGCTGGAATCTATTCCACCTACCGACTATCGCGCGCCGGTCTCAATGTCCATTGCATCGACACGGCCGGCGATGTCGGTGGCACCTGGTACTGGAATACCTATCCGGGCGCCATGAGCGACACCGAGACCTACCTCTATCGCTATTCATGGGACAAGGAGGATCTTCGTTCTTATCCGTGGTCCAACCACTACGTCTACCAGCCCGAGATCCTCCAGTATCTACGCCACGTCGTCGAGCGCCATGACCTCCGAAAGTACATACGATTTGATACTGAGATGCGAAAGGCTGTTTGGGATGATCAAAGATCAATCTGGGTCATCTCCTGCTCTGGGGATCTGGTCATTCACACCCGTTACTTGGTCAATTGTCTGGGCCTCCTCTCTAAACCCAATTATCCCGACATTAAGGGTATCTCATCCTTTTCTGGTGACCTCATCCATACGGCCAAGTGGGATCACTCTGTCGAGCTGCAAGGCAAGACAGTCGGCATCATTGGGAATGGATCCACGGGCGTTCAGGTCATGACGGCCATCGCCCCCAAAGTCAGCCGTCTTGTCTCCTTCCAGAGACACCCCCAGTACTCGGTCCCTAGCGGACAGGGTCCTATCGCTCCTGGTTATCGCGACAAGATCAACCAGAATTACGACCAGATCTGGAAGGATGTCTGGGCGTCCTCCACGGCGTTTGGAGTACCGGAGACAACAAGGAAGACAATGGAGGCCACGCCCGAAGAACGCCAACAGGCTTTCCAAGAGGTCTGGGACCAAGGAAACGGCTTCCGCTTCATGTTCAGCGCATTTGGTGATCTGACGACAAACCTCGAAGCCAACGAAGAAGCCTGCAAGTTCCTCCGCGGCAAGATCGACGAGATCGTCAAGGATCcccgcaaggccaaggccctcAAGCCTTGTGATCTTTATGCCCGACGACCTCTTTGCGATACCGGTTACTACCAAATATTCAACCGCGACAATGTGGACATTGTCGACCTTCGGGAAACAGCCATAGAGAGGATTGCCCCGGAAGGAATCGTGACAGCCGATGGCACCTTGCACCGCCTTGATGTGCTCATCTTTGCTACGGGATTTGACGCCATTGAAGGCAACTATCTTCGCATTCAGATCACTGGACGCGACGGAAAATCGATTCAGAAGCATTGGGAAACAGGGCCCACGGCCTACGGTGCTGTGGCCTGCTCCGGGTTCCCCAACATGTTTCTTGTGTCGGGGCCGCAAGGCGCATTTGCAAACTTCCCAGTGGTCATCGAGAGTGAGGTTGACTTTATCACCGAGTGTATCCTCCACTCGGAAAAGAAGGAGTCCCATCGGGTCGAGGTCTcagccaaggccgagcaGCAGTGGAGCGAGCTGTGCGACCAGCTTGTTGAGGGGTCACTGTTCAAGACGACTGCAAGCTGGATCTTTGGATCTAATGTCGAGGGACGCAAGTCGAGCACCAAGTTTTACTTTGGAGGGTTGAATCGCTATCGTGAGTGGACTCGCaaggaggctgctgctggtttTCCCGGGTTTTCATGA
- a CDS encoding NmrA domain-containing protein, whose translation MSASEKRIIAVVGGTGNIGEAVVAALHESQLFHVRVTSRDPTTGKAKEFADSGIEVVKADSWNPKELDAAFKGCWGLWVNTNSDDINFKNEIGPPESEMGRIIIDAAIRQGVDHFVFQNLPAASKITNGEVPILSFDNKEAISDYAKTAGFKTTTNVNLGWVLEVFWLDTYVDAFGGLAQRPDEEGFLSLKVPPMGNDPEVVPWTAVEHDYGDAVLGVFVDPEPWDGKTVWAVSDPRSFQDLVDAYNKVSGTKRARRVIPEGALKTKTQGKTKEVNGLFGYCHWVKGNYCGNKPLDLTDMKTLKAIGAKARGRTGKDAELQTVEEFWAMTIPRHQNQASSDHKL comes from the coding sequence ATGAGTGCCTCAGAGAAAAGGATCATCGCCGTGGTTGGCGGGACTGGAAACATCGGCGAAGCCGTCGTCGCAGCTCTACACGAGAGTCAGCTGTTCCATGTCCGAGTCACCTCGCGTGATCCCACGACAgggaaggccaaggagttTGCCGACAGCGGTATTGAAGTCGTCAAAGCCGACTCCTGGAACCCCAAGGAACTCGATGCCGCCTTCAAGGGCTGCTGGGGCCTATGGGTAAATACCAACTCGGACGACATCAACTTCAAGAACGAGATTGGTCCTCCCGAGTCGGAAATGGGTCGCATTATCATTGACGCTGCAATCCGCCAAGGCGTCGACCACTTCGTCTTTCAGAACCTTCCTGCCGCGTCCAAAATCACCAACGGGGAGGTTCCCATCCTCTCCTTTGACAACAAGGAAGCCATTTCCGACTACGCCAAGACTGCTGGCTTCAAGACTACAACCAACGTCAACTTGGGCTGGGTCCTGGAGGTCTTCTGGCTTGACACCTATGTGGACGCATTTGGTGGATTAGCACAGAGGCCAGACGAGGAGGGCTTCCTGTCGCTCAAGGTCCCACCGATGGGCAACGATCCTGAGGTGGTCCCATGGACCGCCGTGGAGCACGATTACGGCGACGCTGTCCTCGGTGTATTCGTTGACCCTGAACCTTGGGATGGCAAGACAGTTTGGGCTGTATCAGACCCTCGCAGCTTCCAGGACCTCGTCGATGCATACAACAAGGTCAGCGGCACTAAGCGTGCCCGTCGCGTCATCCCCGAGGGAGctctcaagaccaagacccagggcaagaccaaggaggtCAACGGGCTCTTTGGCTACTGTCACTGGGTCAAGGGTAACTACTGTGGCAACAAGCCACTTGATCTGACAGACATGAAGACTCTGAAGGCCATTGGCGCCAAGGCTCGTGGTCGCACTGGCAAGGACGCTGAGTTGCAGACAGTAGAGGAGTTTTGGGCCATGACGATACCCCGGCACCAGAACCAAGCATCTTCAGACCACAAGCTGTAG
- a CDS encoding FAD dependent oxidoreductase, with protein sequence MSEHQPPHPHPKGMPSFWRSTPGVLDNHRSTENLPTTADIVIVGAGYSGASIVTQLLRHPSYPVKKPSILILESRQLCSGATGRNGGHLKPDSYAFIAKLAQEYGLKAAAEVADFESANVAAVTEFIRQEKIDCDFVVTRAIDVQLSEGQHRRLREGYENLVEAGIQSTRATFCAPEQHAERLSGVKGAKGMFSYTAGHVWPYKLIHHLFADAIGQGVNVQTNTSATSISRRQKQGEAWVIETPRGKVHAKQVIMATNAYTGSLLPEYADKIIPYRGAVAHIKTPGTAPFLPNTYSLRFADWDFDYLIPRPDGSIIVGGARQAYLGDKKQWYANVDDGHVIEETRKYFDGYMQRHFIGWEDSEAYVADLWTGIMGYSSDRLPRVGPIPKRQGMFIMAGFTGHGMPQVFLCAKGIADMVLDGASFGNSGLPSLFEETQTRLSDPRNMVKEIYNSAFPQAKL encoded by the exons atgaGCGAGCACCAACCGCCGCACCCCCACCCAAAGGGGATGCCGAGTTTCTGGCGAAGCACACCTGGTGTTCTTGACAACCACCGCTCGACCGAGAATCTCCCAACGACTGCCGACATAGTAATCGTTGGTGCCGGCTACAGCGGTGCTTCAATTGTCACACAGCTACTCCGTCATCCCAGCTACCCCGTCAAGAAGCCATCGATTCTTATCCTTGAATCCCGGCAACTCTGCTCAGGGGCCACCGGACGCAACG GTGGGCACTTGAAGCCTGACTCGTACGCCTTCATCGCCAAACTCGCCCAGGAGTACGGCCtgaaggctgctgctgaggttGCAGACTTTGAATCCGCCAACGTCGCTGCCGTGACAGAGTTCATCCGTCAAGAGAAGATCGACTGCGACTTTGTGGTTACCAGGGCCATCGATGTGCAGCTCTCCGAGGGACAGCATCGTCGTCTCAGAGAAGGCTACGAGAATCTTGTGGAGGCGGGCATCCAATCAACAAGAGCGACATTCTGTGCTCCTGAGCAACATGCAGAGAGG CTCTCCGGTGTGAAAGGCGCCAAGGGCATGTTCAGTTACACTGCTGGGCATGTATGGCCGTACAagctcatccatcatctcttcGCGGACGCCATTGGGCAGGGAGTCAACGTCCAGACCAACACTTCTGCTACCTCCATTTCTCGCCGCCAGAAGCAAGGCGAGGCATGGGTAATCGAGACTCCCCGTGGAAAAGTCCACGCCAAGCaggtcatcatggccactAATGCCTACACTGGATCACTGCTTCCCGAATACGCCGACAAAATCATTCCATACCGAGGAGCTGTCGCCCATATCAAGACCCCAGGAACGGCTCCATTCCTCCCCAACACGTACTCCCTCCGTTTCGCCGACTGGGACTTTGACTATCTCATTCCAAGGCCAGACGGAAGCATCATAGTCGGCGGTGCACGACAAGCATACTTGGGCGATAAGAAGCAGTGGTATGCCAATGTCGATGATGGCCATGTCATTGAGGAAACTCGCAAATACTTTGATGGGTATATGCAGAGACACTTTATCGGATGGGAAGATAGTGAAGCCTATGTAGCAGACCTTTGGACTGGAA TCATGGGATACTCATCAGACCGCCTTCCGAGAGTAGGACCCATCCCGAAGCGCCAGGGCATGTTCATTATGGCAGGATTCACAGGACACGGGATGCCGCAAGTGTTCCTATGCGCCAAGGGGATAGCTGACATGGTTCTTGACGGAGCTTCATTTGGGAACTCAGGTCTGCCCTCTCTTTTTGAAGAAACGCAGACAAGGTTATCAGACCCGAGGAACATGGTCAAGGAGATTTATAATTCTGCCTTTCCACAGGCAAAGCTATGA
- a CDS encoding NmrA domain-containing protein, with translation MLVLIPGISGNMGTRLAKAAVSRGLSVRGLGRDASKVPEDVKLESFVTSTSYYDIPAIEKAVQGVDAIICAYMSTDVLVLDGHLILLRAAERAGVKIFFSASWNNDWTRNKFGDFEHYDAYIAFHHQAALTSPIKPVYIFNGFFDSLLFTAFGPGGFDTTGEVPTLKYWGDEPNRKFWWIAQEDAAAWTIELLFNKDVQEGKGGVFRFRSGEVTLDELAAAYHKATGTPAKVVRAGNVEDIAQEVQAAREEKGLAGYWDYAAQAVSLNVARGVWDIPAEEVTNLDHAKKPTALEEYLKQRFQSA, from the coding sequence ATGCTCGTCCTAATTCCCGGTATCTCTGGAAACATGGGCACTCGCCTTGCCAAAGCCGCAGTATCTCGAGGGCTCTCAGTGCGTGGCCTAGGGCGTGATGCTTCCAAGGTCCCAGAAGACGTCAAGCTCGAGTCCTTCGTGACGAGCACCTCCTACTACGACATTCCCGCCATCGAAAAGGCCGTCCAGGGAgtcgatgccatcatctgcGCCTACATGTCGACAGATGTGCTCGTTCTTGATGGTCATCTTATCCTCTTACGGGCTGCTGAGCGGGCAGGTGTCAagatcttcttctcggcgtcTTGGAACAACGACTGGACCAGGAATAAGTTTGGTGATTTTGAACACTATGATGCTTATATCGCTTTCCATCACCAAGCCGCCCTGACAAGCCCTATCAAGCCGGTATACATCTTCAACGGGTTCTTTGACAGTCTCTTGTTCACCGCCTTTGGGCCGGGTGGATTCGACACGACTGGTGAAGTGCCGACGCTGAAGTACTGGGGTGATGAGCCAAACCGCAAGTTCTGGTGGATAGCGCAGGAGGACGCAGCTGCTTGGACTATTGAGCTCCTGTTCAACAAGGATGTACAGGAGGGCAAAGGTGGCGTGTTCAGGTTCAGGTCTGGGGAAGTCACCCTTGATGAGCTGGCGGCGGCATATCACAAAGCCACCGGTACCCCAGCCAAGGTTGTCCGCGCAGGCAATGTGGAGGATATTGCGCAGGAGGTGCAGGCAGCGCGCGAGGAAAAGGGCCTTGCCGGGTACTGGGATTACGCCGCGCAGGCTGTGTCTTTGAATGTGGCCAGAGGCGTTTGGGACATCCCGGCCGAGGAGGTGACCAATCTGGACCATGCCAAGAAGCCCACAGCCTTGGAGGAGTATCTAAAGCAGCGGTTTCAGTCAGCCTAG
- a CDS encoding Zn(2)-C6 fungal-type domain-containing protein yields the protein MPMQRRHRSTVACQECRGRKVRCSVTVTGIPCMRCAQDGIECIVQDSHHMLNVRSRSARSGDESNSSRASPSLPEPITHQPASVPDVHRGDPLAEGHNDTAYHSDPGRQRDIEEERSGAEISSAATGQGIVNSDCLFYLGEQPGATSVIDVCSHPQKPIQRHILLRSAPPVTISQQDSDYLKQKGVFNLPQQSSRREILRAYFHHLHPILPVINVGILQNLHEPVYVSLSDLLLFWSMASVAVNFVPSSVWQLEGFGSCKEMKAKAYEHAKCVYNNGGVIHQEHLLQSALLLSFWHSDRDRLSQPWYWSGVAVSLCQIIGLHRNPDSVRLNPLINPHRRRMWRRLWGGCLFRDRWLSVTLGRPMRIRLGDCDMPFPAVEDLLSDVAEIPSSLREAYLPHDLGRLAKYWPVLLQLSRLLGDVTMLCYQQNSPTPSLEQCECLEAELSQHCIPDVNNGEESRLERFHYYHAQLHYQALLITFYRPCVSMTPKDLQPPAQGPWQSRMRTRLASAAASTNAILDSIVREELVSLACPMTPPLLVPAMHVHLLDCKSQNPLTRKLGFNKLEFCMEVMRELQKTYTSASVFCGIFGEAIRQLSPGHPDPSGLARSQTTTRTSDLMQNADGGLMAGPPNAESMLITDDLLESLLNEGSGYSLWESINMMEQPFDFGDEPA from the exons ATGCCGATGCAAAGACGTCACAGGTCGACCGTGGCGTGCCAGGAGTGTCGGGGGCGCAAGGTCCGCTGCAGCGTCACTGTGACGGGCATCCCTTGCATGCGGTGTGCTCAGGACGGTATCGAGTGTATAGTACAGGATAGCCATCATATGCT GAATGTACGGTCGCGAAGCGCGAGAAGCGGTGACGAAAGCAATAGTTCCAGGGCATCTCCATCATTGCCCGAGCCGATAACGCACCAGCCTGCCTCTGTTCCAGACGTCCATCGTGGTGATCCTCTGGCAGAAGGCCACAATGACACGGCTTACCACTCTGACCCTGGGCGACAAAGAGACATTGAAGAGGAGCGAAGTGGAGCTGAGATATCCTCCGCGGCGACAGGTCAAGGAATCGTTAATTCTGACTGCCTTTTCTATCTTG GGGAGCAACCCGGGGCAACATCCGTCATTGATGTCTGCTCGCATCCTCAGAAGCCCATCCAGAGGCATATTCTACTCCGTTCTGCTCCGCCCGTCACCATCTCCCAGCAGGACAGCGACTATCTCAAGCAAAAGGGCGTCTTTAACCTTCCTCAGCAGAGCTCTCGTAGAGAGATACTTCGAGCATATTTCCATCACTTGCATCCGATCCTACCTGTAATAAACGTCGGTATACTTCAAAACCTTCATGAACCTGTCTATGTTTCGTTATCCGACTTGCTTCTCTTTTGGAGCATGGCCTCGGTGGCAGTAAAT TTTGTTCCGAGTAGCGTTTGGCAGCTTGAGGGCTTTGGCTCTTGTAAGGAAATGAAAGCCAAGGCTTATGAACATGCCAAG TGTGTCTACAACAACGGCGGCGTAATCCATCAAGAACATCTCCTACAATCCGCTCTACTCCTATCCTTCTGGCATTCTGACAGGGACAGACTCTCACAGCCGTGGTACTGGAGTGGAGTTGCAGTCAGCCTATGCCAGATCATCGGACTACATCGAAACCCAGATTCGGTGAGGCTGAATCCGTTGATCAACCCTCATCGCCGTCGCATGTGGCGCCGCCTCTGGGGAGGTTGTTTATTTCGAGATCGATGGCTGAGCGTGACACTCGGACGACCCATGAGAATCCGTCTTGGCGACTGCGACATGCCCTTTCCCGCTGTCGAGGATTTGCTGAGCGATGTCGCTGAGATTCCATCCTCGCTGAGGGAGGCTTATCTTCCACACGACCTCGGTCGACTGGCCAAGTATTGGCCGGTCCTCTTACAGCTGAGCAGGCTTCTAGGCGACGTCACCATGTTGTGCTATCAGCAAAATAGCCCTACGCCGAGTCTGGAGCAGTGCGAGTGTCTAGAGGCAGAGCTCTCGCAACACTGCATTCCCGATGTGAATAACGGTGAGGAGAGCCGGTTGGAGAGGTTTCATTATTACCACGCACAATTGCACTACCA AGCGCTTTTGATCACATTTTATCGCCCCTGTGTGTCAATGACGCCTAAAGATCTTCAACCACCAGCCCAAGGCCCATGGCAGAGTCGCATGCGAACTCGACTAGCATCGGCAGCAGCCTCCACCAATGCTATACTTGACAGCATAGTACGTGAAGAGCTTGTCAGTTTGGCGTGCCCCATGAC TCCCCCACTCTTGGTACCAGCTATGCATGTTCATCTCCTCGACTGCAAATCACAAAACCCCCTCACTCGGAAACTGGGATTCAACAAGCTCGAGTTCTGTATGGAAGTAATGCGAGAGCTTCAAAAGACTTACACCTCGGCGTCCGTCTTCTGCGGCATCTTTGGAGAAGCAATACGCCAGTTATCGCCTGGCCATCCTGATCCATCTGGCCTGGCTAGGTCCCAAACAACGACTCGGACATCTGATTTAATGCAAAACGCTGATGGTGGACTCATGGCAGGTCCTCCGAATGCTGAGTCCATGCTCATCACTGATGACCTGCTGGAAAGCTTGTTAAATGAGGGATCGGGATACAGTCTATGGGAGTCGATAAACATGATGGAACAGCCTTTTGATTTCGGGGATGAACCAGCATAG